The following nucleotide sequence is from Trichoplusia ni isolate ovarian cell line Hi5 chromosome 9 unlocalized genomic scaffold, tn1 tig00000062_group8, whole genome shotgun sequence.
cctaacaaacataataaataatggacccaatttatcttattattaataGATAGTCATTGATTAGCCTCACAGGCTTAAATTGTCGTCAACATTATCTTCCTATATATAtagtatttgtttctattttcagCACTCTCAATTGTGGAAGACTGAAACTCGAACGATGCGTGGCGTTGCTCTGTTGGCTTTCTGCTTGGCGGCTGTGGCAGGTAAGCAAGCTGGTCTCAAAGAGTTATAGTTTTTTCAATTCACCCATTTATGATATGCCGAAATTAGTGAACTAGATTtagaatatgtatatttgaagcTCTGCAAGTAAGAATAACACCTCGTTACaattgtttctatattttttaatttataagttaggaaaaaaaaaggttttgtttcatCCCTCCCAAATGTGAAACCAGTAGTTTTTAGACCGGAATTTCATTTACTCATGTTTAAGGTTTTTCACTTTACAGggaaattttgttatatttgcaaCTTAATCGTTCGTTTGCTTTCAGCCGTGCCTAGCACTTCAAGACTGAGTGATAAAAGTTTATCCACTATCGACCAGTATCCCTCCAGCGCCTCCATCCTCAGCACTTGGGATGACATCGCCTTGGTTTATGTCTGCGCCGGTGTCATCATCAACAACAGGTCTATCCTGACAGCTGGCCATTGCATGTAGTAAGTAACTTTTGCATCCTAGCTTCTAAACTATCGGTTTGCAGTCTTTGGGTTGTTAGCTTCTGTGAATAAAGCTTGGACGGATTGCCGTCCTATCGGGCTATTAGTTTAAGGAAATAGATTGTAATCCTGTGTTTTCGCTGTCCCTAGTGCACAATAATATGTCCCGCGCAGCTGGCTGGCCACACATTATGTTATAGAATAAGAAGAACAAATATGTAGATCACCAGAATTGTACATGCATTTACGTCTAAtggtttttataacttaattataattgaaatactgAAACTGcctttaaaaaatcattagactaaaatctaaaattaaaaccgcgataaaatccgtaaaagaagtttcatttcaatgtctaatattcgcgtaaacctaagaaaccactaatcattaggcattttaatattttttgttaaacttacaAACGGTTATGAACTGCAAAATCAGAAATATTGCTCgataaaacttattacttattaaaccattacgctattttattcttcaattgTCTCTTTCAGCTACCGTCCTCCTTCTCAATACCGCGTCCGAATTGGATCGTCTTACACCAACTCAGGTGGCCAGGTTCTACCCGCCTTACAATTGATCATACACCCTGACTTCAACGACGCTAATTTACATTCTGACCTGTCTATTGTCCGCACGCCAGTATTTACCTACAGCCACAACATTCGGCCCGCACCTATTGCTGGGTACCACCTTGCTGACGACCTGAACGTTTGGGCTACGAGCTGGCGCCAAATTGTAAGTAGcgagtactattttttttctacattatgcataattaataaattttgaatttcctgCCTTTCACTGCCTAGTGCTCTGACTACGATAAAGCGATTTCTCTGTGCCaagtttatgaataaatgttttcttccCATTAGGAGGGAGATCGCCAAATCAGTGAGGAGCAGGTCGTGACTATTAGCAACGACCTCTGCAGAACTCGCTTTGACGGTATCGACGCTGAAGTCACCTCTGACGTAGTCTGCACCAGATGGCCTAATCAAGAGTTCAATGGCTACTGTAGTGGGTTCGGCTCTGGCATATACCAGTCTGGCATCCTCGTCGCCGTCCACACAAACTGCTTCGGTTCACGCCCCGCTATCAACATTCGCGTGGCCAACTACACATCTTGGATTCAGTCGAATGCCTGAAATGTTTAATAGGAAACATTCTAATCgtaatatgttttattgactgttactgctttcaatttatattttaaataaataactgtttttttatttaaacttcgtTATTCATTTTTTCTCAATCACCAATATaactatatctataatatactGTGTGAAGATATCCTTGCCAAGTAGAAGACAAATTTATAAGTAAGATAAGAGAAGTCTTAAAATGTCTGATTTCCGTCAAATCACTGTCAATCCTGGAGCTGATCATGGTACATCGATGGACATCGGTGGAAGTGCCTCGACACTAGAAGTGGTACAAGGTCCAATACATTGACGCCAAACTTATTGTCTACAAAAATAGAATACagtataattaaagtataatttaattttaattagagttATGCCTAGTTGTTCGGCTATGATAGGCAAAAACGACGGCAGAAAGAAAATGCTACTTGGGGTTAggtatcaaatataatttgtagacTGGCAAGTTTATGAGTCCTAAGCTTGGCCGTGATTTACTactatataaatacattaaaaatttatgGAGCGATCATGACTACCACTTCCATTTTGCTTTCCATGATAGTGACGACTAATCTTTTCAGTAGCTAGGCGAGTGTTCACGACAAATCAGATGTTCAGTTCCTAGGTAATCAATCGATAATAGTTAATAATCATCTGAGTATCGATAAATTAGACGCATATAAAGCAGCTTCGTCTGCTGCGAGCCACACTCGGTTAGACGTTACACAATGCGTGTCATTGCTTTGTTGGCTCTCTGCTTCGCGGCTGTGGCAGGTAGGCaaatttataatactaaaaattataataaaaatttaaataatttcaatagtaAGTATTAACGATGTTGAATTTTTTTGCTGAAGGGTTTTGATGAACGTTACATTGCATATGACATTttggaatttaatattatttaaaagttacgatcagttttctttttttaataccacaaaatatatattttttttttggtaaatgccgggttcttaatttttttcccAAGTCTCTTGGGAATGGGCTTTTCGTAACTTTTTTAACCTGTGTCCTCTTCTCAGCCGTCCCCAGCAGCGATACGAGGATCGCCGGGGGAAGTTTAGTGACCATTGATAAGTACCCCTCCAGTGCCTCCATCATCCACACCTGGGATGGTCTCCACCACACCTTCAACTGCGCCGGCACCATCATTAACAACAGATCCATCCTGACAGCTGGTCACTGCATCTagtaagttaattttttttttatcaaaacgcacctttttatttattaaatttatgtgtCTACGGAGGAGGGATTTTAAGAAGTTGACATTTGCCAAAAATACGCTTGAGTCAATGAAAAAGGTTGCGACCCGCACTCACTATTATAACTTACTTACcacataacttttatctgacgaatatgtatGACGTTTTTACAGCTTTTgtgtagaaaatatgtcaaccggccatatttattcctcagatagaagttaactgatgattgaaaaatcggcccttactaaaactaatttaaggAACAGAACaattttcatcaatattttattagtccCGAATTCAAAAAAAGTGTCAGCAAATTGCACGGActtaattttgcaaaaataaaagaaattgcttataattacaattttaataaaatcttaataattattttcgttgGTCATTTCTTAAACCTTTACTTCTGATTTAGCTATTACCCGCACATCTTCTTCCGCATCCGAGTGGGATCGTCTTACGGTACGACTGGCGGTGAACTACTCGCAGTCTCCCAACAGTTCCAGTACCCCGGCTACAATGACGATAACTTCCGCTACGACATAGCCATCCTTCGCACAGCTAGCTTCATCAGCTACAACAACAACGTCAGGCCCTCTCCTATCGCCGGATCCTCGTATGTCATTGCCGACAACCAGACCGCCTGGGCTACTGGCTGGCAGGAAACCCAGGTTAGTCGAGTTTTTATCTATATTCCGTGCAGATTCCGAATCACATTGAGAATACTTATATACAATCTTAACCTATTAGATACCGTCAAgagaaaaggttttaatgatcTCATTTTACCAGGATACGTCTGCTGGTCAAGCTAGTTTGCGTCAGCTGAGTGACGCTCAGGTCGTCACCGTCAACGGGGACGTCTGCAATTCTCTCTACGAGGCAATGGACATGCCGATCACCCCAGAGATGTTATGTACCTCCTGGCCGCAGCAAGGCAATGGGCAGTGTGTTGGCGTGTTCGGTGCTGGCGTCTACCATTCGAACACGCTCGTCGGTGTCACCACGCAGTGCTCGCCTATATTGCCTACTGTCAACACTCGTGTCTCCAGCTACGTCGAATGGATTCAAACAAACGCCTAAAATGTTAGCTTTAAgactttgaataatattatgtaaaacctAATACTTTTTGTGATAAACATGCGTGAATGCATAATAACCTAAGTACAAATAAAGACTGGATTACctacgtttattattttattcagccAATAAACCCGTAATGTaagatctaaa
It contains:
- the LOC113506284 gene encoding trypsin CFT-1-like; the protein is MRVIALLALCFAAVAAVPSSDTRIAGGSLVTIDKYPSSASIIHTWDGLHHTFNCAGTIINNRSILTAGHCIYYYPHIFFRIRVGSSYGTTGGELLAVSQQFQYPGYNDDNFRYDIAILRTASFISYNNNVRPSPIAGSSYVIADNQTAWATGWQETQDTSAGQASLRQLSDAQVVTVNGDVCNSLYEAMDMPITPEMLCTSWPQQGNGQCVGVFGAGVYHSNTLVGVTTQCSPILPTVNTRVSSYVEWIQTNA
- the LOC113506285 gene encoding trypsin CFT-1-like; its protein translation is MRGVALLAFCLAAVAAVPSTSRLSDKSLSTIDQYPSSASILSTWDDIALVYVCAGVIINNRSILTAGHCMYYRPPSQYRVRIGSSYTNSGGQVLPALQLIIHPDFNDANLHSDLSIVRTPVFTYSHNIRPAPIAGYHLADDLNVWATSWRQIEGDRQISEEQVVTISNDLCRTRFDGIDAEVTSDVVCTRWPNQEFNGYCSGFGSGIYQSGILVAVHTNCFGSRPAINIRVANYTSWIQSNA